A single region of the Acidobacteriota bacterium genome encodes:
- a CDS encoding amidohydrolase family protein translates to MRTRPGPFTVVLSLALVPPALPAAAQDDPHVFRGARLLPIAGEPIDDGVLVVQGGRITSVGGPDTRTPRGAVEHDVSGKVLMPGLVDTHSHVGSVSGGDRSSPLHPEVRNLDSIDVASDSIWRARAGGITTVNIMSGSGHLMSGQTAYVKLRDGARTIEDWLYCDDPLTGICGGLKMANGTNSIGAPPFPGTRAKSAALVRNLYHEAVEYRDKMAVAEADEDDENGGEPARRDLRMEALVEVLDGRRIVQHHTHRHNDIATVLRLQEEFGFRVVVQHGTESWKVAEELAAAGVPVSITWIDAPGGKEETIDWNMEMGAILERAGVDVSFNTDDSVTDSRLLFRAAAIAVRYGMSREKAIEGLTLAPARALGLEDRIGSLEAGKDADFVILSGDPLSTYTKVEQTWVEGTMIYDRANPDHRKYAVGGYKVYRTTAHEDHMIRQLLEGETR, encoded by the coding sequence ATGAGAACACGTCCCGGCCCGTTCACGGTCGTCCTGTCGCTGGCCCTGGTCCCGCCGGCCCTGCCCGCCGCGGCGCAGGACGACCCCCACGTCTTCCGCGGGGCACGGCTGCTGCCGATCGCAGGAGAGCCGATCGACGACGGCGTCCTCGTCGTCCAGGGCGGCAGGATCACGAGCGTCGGCGGACCCGACACGCGCACCCCCCGCGGCGCCGTCGAGCACGACGTCAGCGGCAAGGTGCTGATGCCCGGACTCGTCGACACCCACTCCCACGTCGGTTCGGTCTCCGGCGGCGACCGCTCGTCGCCGCTGCACCCGGAGGTGCGGAACCTCGACTCGATCGACGTCGCCTCCGACAGCATCTGGCGCGCCCGCGCCGGCGGCATCACGACGGTCAACATCATGTCGGGCTCCGGCCACCTGATGTCCGGGCAGACCGCCTACGTCAAGCTGCGCGACGGCGCCCGCACGATAGAGGACTGGCTCTACTGCGACGATCCCCTGACCGGCATCTGCGGCGGCCTGAAGATGGCGAACGGCACGAACTCGATCGGCGCGCCGCCGTTCCCGGGCACCCGCGCCAAGTCGGCGGCCCTGGTCCGCAACCTCTACCACGAGGCCGTGGAGTACCGCGACAAGATGGCCGTCGCCGAGGCGGACGAGGACGACGAGAACGGCGGCGAGCCCGCGCGGCGCGACCTGCGGATGGAGGCCCTGGTCGAGGTGCTCGACGGCAGGCGGATCGTCCAGCATCACACCCACCGTCACAACGACATCGCCACCGTGCTGCGGCTCCAGGAGGAGTTCGGGTTCCGGGTCGTTGTCCAGCACGGGACCGAGTCCTGGAAGGTCGCCGAGGAACTCGCCGCCGCCGGCGTGCCGGTTTCGATCACCTGGATCGACGCGCCGGGCGGCAAGGAGGAGACGATCGACTGGAACATGGAGATGGGCGCGATCCTGGAACGCGCCGGCGTCGACGTCAGCTTCAACACGGACGACTCGGTGACCGATTCGCGTCTCCTGTTCCGGGCCGCGGCGATCGCTGTCCGCTACGGCATGTCGCGTGAGAAGGCGATCGAGGGGCTGACCCTGGCGCCAGCGCGGGCGCTAGGGCTCGAGGACCGGATCGGCTCGCTCGAGGCCGGCAAGGACGCCGACTTCGTCATCCTCTCCGGCGATCCGCTGAGCACCTACACGAAGGTCGAGCAGACCTGGGTCGAGGGAACGATGATCTACGACCGGGCCAATCCGGACCACCGCAAGTACGCCGTCGGCGGCTACAAGGTCTACCGCACGACCGCCCACGAAGACCACATGATCCGGCAGCTACTCGAGGGAGAGACACGATGA